CTCCACCCTTTAAGTGGATGTATGTCTATTTtatagatttatatatatataagggaaatttaaatgtatttaatgaaattttgatctagtatatatataatgtatattgTGTTGCTTCAGCTCTGGTTTGTTAATACGTTTTAATGGTTATGCTCTTATTAAAATCCCCACCCTTAGTAAAGAAGCAGTTCCTCAGTTTGAGCTGAAGGTGGAGTTGTGGAGCTGTGCCCTAGAGGAGGAGCTCACACTGGTAAACACACCAAAGAAACTGGCTAAGAAGCTCCGCAACTCCTTTGGAAAGAGCTCTGGGAGGAAGCTCTGCTCTCTGCTGGACACTCCAGACCCTGACACCTTCCTACAGCACAACCCAATACCGTCGTATGTATTGTGCTGTCATAAAATACTTTATAGGCTCTTGGCTCAAGATTTTTTACAATAACTCTACAATGACTTGTTAGTGGAACCAGGACTGTTGAGCCAGAGTTTGTTAGGGTTTTGAAAACAAACCCAGTTCCCGTGTTTAGCTTTTAGGTaatcatgatttatttttttgtcataataaaaatcagaattttattaaaattagcGGATAAGCATAGTTTAAACCATTTACATTATTAATTTGGACTTCTCAGCTGAAAGTATTTCAAGGATCACCTGTTCACTGGGAtataatttacaaaaatataGGTTATGTGTACATTTTATAAGTTGAATTGTCTTCATTATCTTTACTGTTATTGTTAAATTTAAACTTGGCAATATTTCCCCTGAAAAGTCGGTGTGCTCTACTTGAAGATTGCTAAAATGTTCATATGTGTCTTGTACTTGTAACAGTGGAGCCAAATACAGCCTGTTGGCCTACACAACGCTGTGTCTGCCCGAGGCTGAAGGCAGCTTTCAGTCTCACTCCCTTATTGTCCTCCAAGATGGTGAGAAGCAAAACACACCATTTTATATCTGGGGATATGAAATGCTATGCTTTTTAACTCCTGATTTCATTCTGGAATAGTAATGATAGATAATTTTTAACATCACTTAAATCTAAACCTCCatttaaacaaaatgaagaGTGATGAAATGGAAAGTGGGGCATGGACGCCCAAGTTTGAGAGTGCAATAACTTGAGAACGAGTCGATGTAAGAGTTTGACCTCAAGGTTGAGGTCAGAGGCCAAGTTTTCTGAAGCTCTTATGAGCACAATAAATCGAGAACGTTGTCACCTAGGAGTTTCAAAATGATACCGTAGTTGCATCtgctaggaggctgaggggaaATACTGGGGCTTTTGTTACAGGAGAATGTATGAGTTGTAATAACATATTTGTCCTTTTTAGaactgaattatttttaaattaactttattttttccatatagTACAAGGTAACTTATTACGGTTGCTTTTCATCATCCTTACAGCTGAGTGGTCCTCTTGGCTTCCACTTTATGGTAACCTCTGCTGCCGGTTAGTGGCTCAGCCTGCCTGTATGACACAGACCATGATGTCCGGTTACCTGAGCCAGAAGGTGTGTTCACTGTTATTTTGTAATGATGGCAATAAGCTCCATCACTGATTCTCTAGTGTCTTAGTATTTGTTTgtattctgctgatttacagcaAAGTGTGGAAGGCATGAGCCGCTGCTGCAGTCTTTACTGCGTGCTGAGTGGTGgctttttgtcttgtttcttcACTCCAGAAGAAATTGATGCTAAAATACAACCCATTCTCAAAGTACCCATTAATAAGGTAAGAGACACTAGGAAAAGTCTTGAATTACTTGATAAACATTAATGTTAGCTATTTCTTGTTCTGTTGCATCATTTTATAACACAAGACTGGAAGAACAAACTTTTCTAAAACTCTGCATAAGATGAGGCTTTGTGGTTACCCCTGTTAAACTTCATTATCTGTTTCAATTGTGCTGTCTGGAAAGAGAAGTTAAACATCAGATTCATCAATTCACCTTTTCCCTAACATTTGCAGAGtaaccaaaatacaaaataccaAATTACTCACCGGGATACGGCTTGGAGCTTTGGCATTTTGCTGTGGAATTAATTTTCTTCTGCAATATCAGCGATGTAATTTTTAATGCACTAACTCGCACAGAGGTGTGATTTGTATTCTGTTAGTGATTTTCAGCTTGTAATAGgttacttttgctttttttgtgcagGACACCCGGATCCGAGTGTTGGAGAAGGAATCAGCAGGCCACAAATCTAGGAGTCTGTCCATCATTAACCCTTCACCAGAGGGATCGCAGTCCATCGTCTTCACCACAGACACCAGGGAAGCGCTGGAGGACTGGGTGGAAGCCCTCCACCAGCACCATTATGATCAGAGTGAGTGTTACGTGACCATGCACCACAAGCATTTGTATATGAAAACACATGTTTATGTAAAGGGTTTCGTGTGTGTTTGCCATTATATAAGAGAAACTGGGGTGTGTGGACTAGTCTGCgcaggaaaagtggttgcacaTACACTTAGCTAAATTTTAAGAACAGATGGTATAGGTCTTATCATCTCATGCCTATCCTTGTTTATGACCAGGCCAGTGGATGCACTGCTGTGACCAGCTAATGAAGATCGAGGTCGCATCTCCACGGAAACCATCACTTTTTCTCTCTAAGCAAGCAGACTCTGTTTACAACGACCTGAGTGAGTAGAGTAATTGGAAAGAGTCACTGAAGTGAGTTAGACGGAGGTTAATATTTTGCCGACTGTTTGATGATGAGGATTTAACAGGATTTATATTTACACATATTCATTTTAAGAAGGTGTAATGTGAGTGCTCACAGCAAATAAGACACTCACTGAAAAAGAATACACATAATACATTAATTTTCAGTGGTGATGCATGTTAATAAGATGCTTTTTCAAGCAAAATATAATGCTGCAATCTGAGCCTTTGTGAtgctttattgtattttaatagTACATCAGGGAAAACACTTGATTTTGGTGTTTGTTTATTTCCCTTACAGGTATAAATTCACCAGGCAAGTTTGAGAGCATCACTGATATTATCCACAATAAAATTGAGGAGACAGATGGGCACTTCCTTATTGGCCATGAAGAGGAGAAAGAGGCACCTAACTGGTCCAGTCTGTTTGATGGTTCCCATTCAGTGGTAGTGCAGAAGGGTATTCTGTCCCAGAGCAAAACCTCCACCCCTTATTCGAGCCCCAATCCCAGCAACAGCAGCTGTACTACCAACAGCAGCAAGAAGCGACGcgctccacctcctccccctgACAGAGAGCCTTATGTTGCTCCCACCCGCCCAGCCAGACCtcctctccctgcctctcttCATCAGCACCCTCCTCCCTCATACCAGGAGAAAGAGAATTCTAGCACTAGCACTTCACGTCCAACTACAAGGTCCAAAACAGGCAGACCATCTCTTGATGCCAAGTTTTCTGCCATCATCCAGCAGCTCCAGTGGAATAATGCTGGAGGAGCCACCGCCTCAAGTCGAAAAAATGCTCCTCTGGGCGTGCTCAATGTACACCCACAAGGTCAGCCCCAGCCCCCCCTCCAACAGCTGGACTACCAAAACCACCACACCCAAACCCCTGAGGCCACAGCTGATCATGGCTTTGTGAGAGCCACTGATGGTCCTGGTCCTGTTCCCGCACCACGGAGCAAACTGAGGAAGTCTTTCAGAGAGAGGATGAACCTTAAAGCTTTGTAAACCCAACCTTAGATCAGATCTACAGTGAGGTAACCTTACTACTGTCACACTTTAACAACTGAGCTGGGTAACGCTGCTAAAATCAAATATAGCACTATAGAACTAACTGAGGAGTGACGATAACTCG
The Pelmatolapia mariae isolate MD_Pm_ZW linkage group LG13, Pm_UMD_F_2, whole genome shotgun sequence DNA segment above includes these coding regions:
- the rtkn2 gene encoding rhotekin-2, whose translation is MDDPRDVQTSKKNGGSRSLFLAGSAVDMEIKRKKIRQSTLFLQTETTNIQEKLDFEMRMREGAYKLLLACSKREQVLNASKNMFTCNARIKAYLSQLQKKKEEEDMMGGVGRPSDLISGDRLPCNGTIALSGLRIPLMWRDSDHFNNRGSSRRVAVFCLMQIGSEVYDTEMVVVDRSVTDICFEGITIFKEAVPQFELKVELWSCALEEELTLVNTPKKLAKKLRNSFGKSSGRKLCSLLDTPDPDTFLQHNPIPSGAKYSLLAYTTLCLPEAEGSFQSHSLIVLQDAEWSSWLPLYGNLCCRLVAQPACMTQTMMSGYLSQKQSVEGMSRCCSLYCVLSGGFLSCFFTPEEIDAKIQPILKVPINKDTRIRVLEKESAGHKSRSLSIINPSPEGSQSIVFTTDTREALEDWVEALHQHHYDQSQWMHCCDQLMKIEVASPRKPSLFLSKQADSVYNDLSINSPGKFESITDIIHNKIEETDGHFLIGHEEEKEAPNWSSLFDGSHSVVVQKGILSQSKTSTPYSSPNPSNSSCTTNSSKKRRAPPPPPDREPYHPPPSYQEKENSSTSTSRPTTRSKTGRPSLDAKFSAIIQQLQWNNAGGATASSRKNAPLGVLNVHPQGQPQPPLQQLDYQNHHTQTPEATADHGFVRATDGPGPVPAPRSKLRKSFRERMNLKAL